The sequence ATACACGCGCCATCCTCTAGCAAACGGTTGATCGTCCTAAGCTCTCCTTTCCTAGCTGCTGCACATAATTTGTCTCCTAAACGGAGGGCGTCTAATAGCTTTGTGTGCCCGTTTTCGGCTGCAAGATCATATGGCGTCTTGCCTTTCTTGTTTCTTACATCTTTGTTGGCTCCTTTATAGAGTAGAAGTTTCACCATTTGCTCATCACCTAAACTCGAGGCAAGGTGCAATGGGGTATCCCCGAAAGCATTTTTTGTGTCGGCTTTGGCCGAGTTGGCTAACAAAAGTCGAACGGTATCCCATCTCTGCTGGCCCACTGCTAAGTGCAACGCCGAGTTTCCGTCTTTAGTAAATGCATTCACATCAGCACCTTTCAGTAAAAGATGGTTTAAAACCTCAGTATGACCATTTCCAGATGCTAAGTGAATCGGTCCGAAATTGGAAAATTTCGATCTTTCTGTGCTAGTTTTGTGGGCTAAAAGTAGCTCAACTATCAATGCTTCCCCCAAGGAGGCAGCGGCCTCAACCGGGCTTGATCCCGATTTCCCACACGCCTCGGTGTCAGCCTGGAATTCGAGCAACAACTGGACTAAATCAGGCCTACTCTGAGTAATAGCCAAGTGGAGCAAAGATTTGCCATCAGAATTAACAGAATCAGCTGCACTCCATTCAGGATCACTATTTTCAAGAACTTCTCTCATCTCATTCATGCAACCTTTCTCCACCAAACAAGCGAGAATCGATGAGCCAACGAACATGATCTTGATCCCAATATCAGAATACACCTGTTTCTTCTTAGTAGTGAACCATTCACTTGGTACCGAATCGCGGGTAGCTGATCGATTCTTGAAAGCTGCACAGGGAGTCACCACACTCTGCAATACAAACGAATCATCGCTATGCGGGAAACTTTCAGGAAGTCGAGAATTTTGTGGGAGATGGTAAGTTATTTCTATGGTGAATGTGGATAGAGGTGGTATAATTCCCGAGTTTGGGACGATTGTGTATCGAGTTTTATCAACCGGTTGCAGCCGAAACGCGACTGGCATTGTGTGCATAACATTGCGTAAAGTGGTCGAACCACAACACCTTTCCCCTGGTTCAATTCTGATTGTCACCATGTTTGATGGCTCTAGGCTAATGAGCCTATCCATCTTCCGACTTTGACAAGGTTTCAAGAGTATCTGCTCAAGTTTCTTTCTACTAAAGGGCAGGGGTGGGATGCAATGGGATTTATAGTCAGATTTCCTTATCTGGCATGTACGTCACTCCATCAAATACATATTTACAATGTGAAAAACAATTGGAATGCCACGTAATTTATATGCTATGTCAGAAGAATGTAAGGAAATGTAGCCGGCTCGATTGATGAGGCATATTGGCCACTTGGCGATGTTAAAATTTATGAAGACTGGTTCTGTCTGATGTCGGACTGGTGCTTCATTCGATTTTCTGGTGCTACTTCTTCAAGTCATTTTCATGGCTTCGCAGTTTCAAGTCTTGCATATATCAGAATGATTAAAAGAACTTCGATGCGATGTCTTATATATAACTTATCTGATACAaaagtttcaaatttaaaacgAGATTTCAAGTTCCACGCTCAATTGTAACAATCAACAATCGTATCCTCAAActgaaaacaaagaaagaaattcTTATTGagcaaaaaaagaagaaattctcgtatgaacaatttttttttaaaaaataattgtaattatTGAAGTTCATGACCATGCATGACATATGGAAGACTCGGCCGAATTTAGATTCCCACAAATCCCGACTCTACAAGCtaaaatgttattataaatattatacaaatataaatatattttttttcttcttcttcgttCTATAGaacccaaaaattaaatattcatacCGAGAAGTTATGCAtaaaacacacatatatatatatgtgaacattataatattaaaattgatatgtTCGATTTTAGAGGACCCAATTTCGTGATAATTTCTTATATGTATGCACAAAAAGATTTGACAGAGGGTTTCAAGAGTTTTAGCATTTCAATTTTCGCAAgagaatttataatatattcaacATAATAAACGGAGTATatcaaaacattatttgaacAAAATTCGAAACTCACTTGCCAAGAGATAAATTAATCCATCATTTCATATTTCACCAGAAttattttctcaacttgttACTAACATTAATAATATTCGCTGATTTAATTTTCATCAATGACAAATTAAATACAAGGACGCTTACTTATCAATTAAGGCCCGTCAAAAAGGAATATATCATCCAgatctttatttatatataaaaattcattcaaCCACGTTTTTAGAAAAAAACCAAACGAAAACGGTAAAAAGCGTTAATTGTCAGTTGCGACAGCTTTGATTAAATCTGGCACAAAAACTCGTTCAAAGGCTTGACTGAAGCAACTCAGTATAGATTATGGGAAAGCACTTTGGCTCTACTTGTTTAGAATTTATATGAAATCCGGTAAGATGAAGCTGGATTTGAAAAGGAGATGCCAGACAATACATACTGTTATATATTCAGTCGGATTTAGGAAAACCCAACTGGAAAATTAAATGAATCCTTTCAAATAGATAttggaaataaataatttataatcatATACACATGTAATGTGTCCACCTCTATACTCATCAATAAACTGATACTCTTATATCGAATTTGATAAACTATATCAAATTGTATGTCCAATAATTCTCATTGTAAATGTTTGGAGATCTGTTACGGAAAGATTAGCACAAGGAACAAGTGAGTTTTGAGTGTCCCAGTTTGATTGCACCGCTGATTGCAGAAGCATGAGGTGTTTAAGGAAACAGAAGGCCGGTTACCTCCTGAGGGTAAGAACGATCATCCCATCGTGATCGAAGAAGGCGAAGGTCCGGTGCGGGTACTACCACATAGATACTCACATAGTAAGAAAAACGAGATTGAGAAATTGGTTAGGGAAATGTTGCAAGCAGGATCATCCAACCACGTACAAGTCCTTATTCGAGCCCGGTGATTTTGGTTAAAAATAAGGCGGTAGTTGGAGATTTTGCCTGGATTATATATCAGataaaaaatatcacatttcGGTCTAAAATTATTGGTAATTTTTTAAGATATACTGACAGAGGAAGAACATCTAGTGCTGCACTTGAGGAAGGTTTTCGAAGTTCTCCAAACTCATTAGTCTGtagcaaacaaaaaaaaatgaagttttgGGCAGAAATAGGTAGAATGTGTTGTCTAAAATATATGGAAGAAACATAACAGATAGCTATGTGTAAAACCAACGAATCAATGTAGTTAATCAAAACAGTAGTACAATAAatcaaaccgaggcctgtagcttgtacagtttccttaaaacagattcgacCCCTCCGGTATGTGCTCCGAGGATTCAacggacgtctgtttcccacgATACAATGGGCAAACCAGCAGAGTTGCAGCACAAAGCACTATGCTAGCGAACAAAAGCAGTACCTGAACTTTATCAGTGAACAGAGCAGAAACAGTGCTGTAGCAGCAGAAGCAGAAGTAGTACTGTAGCAGAACGAGCAGCAGAAGTACTGTAGCAGAACAGAAGTACTATAGCAGAACGAGATACTGTAGCAAAACAGAAGTACTGTAGCAGAACAAAAGGACTACTTTAGGAGAAGAAGCAGAAGAACTGTAGCAGTAGGAGAAAGTGGATTTTCCGGTCTCTCTTTCTGGCCTTGGCACATCTCCTATTTATACATACCTATACAAGCCATACAAAAGGCCACAGGTTGTCTTAAAGATGCCTTAAATGACTTAAAGATGGTAGATGAATCACTAACAGTTGGGGAGATGAAGCACCAACAGTCAGACCATGCGAAAGGTCTCAAGGGCATGTGAAAGGTCTCAACtggaataaaaataacaaaagatgaCATAGACTGCTAGGCGATTTTTGCCTTGATCGGTCCAACATTCGACGCACCCAGGTCGCGCTCGTACGCTTGCACACAATTCAAGCCTTTTTCCACTGCAAATCGGGCCCATGATTTGCACCCCTACGCCGGCGTGCGCGAAAGAGAGCCTCTTGACCAATCATTGTTACACCTCCATAAAGTACAACTCAATATAAGCTTATCTATACCACTTCATTTTTCCAATGTGGGACAAACCCACCTTTCAAATTTTCATTCACACACATGGAAAGCCCATAAACCTAAAAGTCCACCTTTAATCCAACAGAATGTCTAGGGCATATTGGGTTTGTTAAGGGAGTAGAGGAATATCCGGATAAGGGTGTCGGTGTGGTGTAATGGCGGAGGCCCACGTCGGTGAAAGGAGTGAGATTATTTTTGAGATTAACAGCAGGATTATCGGAAGGTTGTCGAACCACTCGTCCAACCAGTGCAACGAGCATTTGTATTTACTAATTTACTATTTTTCggaaatattcaatattatatATTGATTTCCTCTACTTTTTGTATTTATGACAATAcctatgtaaaaaaaaaaaatcaaagaaaagtGTTTTTCTTATAACAAAACTAATATattcataatgtttttttttctcaagTAACTCTTGTTTTATCATATAGTAATTCTCATtatattcttctttttcttcaaatAGAATACGACAACTTAGTAAATCACTCTTTTATCATATAATAGCTCTATAATTTATTTACtattgtgaaaaagtaaaaatttacgataaaaagtaaaaatctcaaattttaaaaattttcacactacacactttataatatttttctctcaactcaattgtgatattctttacaaatgagagatctatttataggaaatttttacaaataatccaaaaataaattacatcattaccttcatcatcacacacaaatttcaatattcaacacctaattttacctaattttcaacattcaaatattcaacattcaatattcaaatacacatatttaaatattatttttcaacactcccccttgtgatgatgatcataatgattgtcttcattacgtgtttttatactgcctcgttaaaaaccttactaggaaaaacccattgggataaaaaccatagtaagggaaaaagagtgaaGTCATGTAAACTCCcgctcatgttgacacgaacaattcttcacaaatttcgtagattgcgcatcccaatattaaatatgtgctttctgaatattgtcgtaggaagtgcctttgtgaagagatctgatgagttttcacttgattgaatgtgacgaacatcaatacatttattcttctcaagctctttggtgaatgcgaagaacttaggaggaatatgtttagttccgtcgctttttatgtatccttctttcatttgagcaacacatgcagcattatcttcatatagtatcacatgcttctcgtcgaatgataatccgcatgagatttggatatgttgggtcattgattttaaccacacacattcacggcttgcttcatgtattgtaataatctcggcatgatttgatgaagttgttacgagcgtttgttacCCATTTAATTTACTCTGTATAGGTCCTGGTTTGGTTGTCGGACCCATTTAactataaaactaaaatttgaaaatataaaaaccaAAATGCAAACATATAATaccaaaaataactaaaattcaTATCTTTAATAATACTAAATAAATTCAGTCAGAAGCACGAAAAATATAAAGAGGAAAATCGGCCGGTCTTCAATTACCAGAGCAGCGTTTTGCATGGCGACCACGTGTCACGATACATGAGCAAACACAGGCAGTTGGATCCATACCGCTTCACCCTTTCCTTCGTTCTTACCCAAAATTCATCAGAACCcagaaaataacatttttcaaaTACGAAAATCACTCTGCCTAACAGAGCTAGGCAACTGATTCAAACATGGAGAAGAAGAAGCATCTTTCCTCCATTGCCAACGATGTCATCCAGCGATGTGCCCTGTAAATCTCTCTTTCACCACcgtaatttgttttttttcgcAAATGTATCGAAATCTTTGCACTAATTGGTTAGTATAGCTAGAAACATTCTTACGttgtatatatttatacatgGTATTGAAATGATTTTTCACCGAGAAATTATACGGGATGGTAGAAGATTCTTCGACTGACGCGTGATTTGTTTCAGGACGCTCgatactttgatttatacactGGTGGAAGATTTTGAGAGAGATCAATGGAAGCCAGAAATGGGGGCATATTCAAGAAAGTTGATAGAATTTTGCTGCTCGAAAGCGCTCACTGTCGTGTGTGGTTCTATAGATGAAAAGATCATCGATGGTTCCATAAGCCGCTTCACTTTTGATATGATGCTTGCTTGGGAGATTCCAAGTTCAGCAGAAGAAGAATCTTATACCGTGAGTTTCTTTGCATGATTCGACTTCGCTGCAATAATGAGAAAAACATATGTATTAAAACAATATGGTTTCCCAGTTCAGCTTCACTGTAGATATGATCTGATATGCGTGATTCATGCAAGTGTTTATTGAGTTTTCAGGAATGTGTGGCAAAAGAGAGAGAGGAGAAGAAGGTTACTATAGTTGCCAACCAAGCTCAAGATGATATCCCTCTTTTCTATTCCGATATCATGCCACTCCTTGTAAGTGAATTGTGGTGTCATACGAGGTCGAAAAGTTCAAGTTTTCAAGCATAATATTCTTTATTGGATGAGCATGTGGATCATAATATCTCGAAAGTTGgatgttttctttttattggtTGGTAGGTCGACTCCGAGCCAAGCGCCGGAGAAGATGCATTTGTGTGGTTGGGGACACTTGTTCCTTTGTTAGCCGACGTGATCAATGGGAGATTTACATTCGAAACTCTGACGGCAACTACAGGAAATCGACTTCACTTTCCGGCATATGACAAATTTCTACGGGAAATTCACAAGTAAAATATCCCAACCCGGCCCGTCACTCCTGTTTTAGTAGCATTTTAAATAAAGTTGTTTTAGACTTGGGAATTTGAAAGAGCGAGGGGAGAGTTGATGTCTCTTCGGGGGAAGGACCTGCAATTTTGAGAATTATAtaagatttgaaaatttttaaatgatgggTGGCCATATTTATTTCCGCAGGGCAGCCTGTAAactcatttattatattttcttgattttttgttAGATGCATAAAGCATCTGCAGAAGCAAGATATTCCGAAAGGGGTAGAGCTAGTAGATGATGAATTTATACTTCATGTTGAAGGAACCGCTAGCTCACAGAGAGTCGTGCGTCATATTGGGGGATCAAGTTGGCCAGGTGAGTGTTTTTGTCTTCTTACTTTTActaaatatttatatgcatcAATTGTAATATACCTTAGGTTATCTGCACTAGTTAACGAAAATTTTGGGATGTTTTCTAGGAAGGCTGACGCTGACAAACTATGCCCTTTACTTTGAGGCATCTGGTGTCATATCTTATGATGATGCATTGAAACTTGACCTTTCAAAAGATGTCGGGCAGAATGTGATATCTTCGGCTACCGGTCCGTGGGGTGCTCCTATTTTCGACAAAGCCCTAGTATATGAATCTCTGGATTTGTGAGTCGTCATAAGATTACAACATTCTATGCTGATTCCTTACATATGTCATACCCCTAGGGTTAAGGGTGGTATAGCCAATTTTTAACACAAAacctcattttctttttcaaggaATATTAATGTTTCATCAGAATCAGGTCTTGTGTAGGGTTGTTGGATCAGTTATTCAGgcgtatttattaaattcttccTCTATCAATGTTTTAGGCAAGAGGGTGTTGTCTTAGAGTTTCCGGAGATGACAAGCTCAACTAGACGTGACCACTGGCTTGCTCTCGTAAAAGAGGTGATACTACTGCATCGTTTTCTCTCAAAGTTCAAGCTCGAATCGCCACTTGAAGCATGGGAGATGCATGCGAGGACAATATTAGGAATTATACGGCTTCATGCAGCTAGAGAAATGCTAAGGATTTCGCCTCCAGTACCCAATCGTTTTTTAATATTTACCTTGCTCGATGAGGTGCCCAAGGGAGATTACGTGCTAGACGAGCTTGCCGACAGTTTGAAAAAGGTTACTAGCGGACATCCATGCAGTGCTAGCTCGATTCTGAGAAATTTGAACACTTCCCGCCCGCCAATTCCCCCGATTCCTTGTTCCGGGACTCCACAAGTCGATGAGGTTAGTGAAATTGTTCGGCCTGAAAATCTATCATCGTTGGAGAGTGCATTACACCAAGCGAGAGAGGAGGCGAAAGAAGTTGAAATGGCGAAAGCTACTACAGAAGGGCTAAAAGAAGAAGGAATCAGCGAAAGTGCCCAAGTTCTTATTGTAAGTTAGAAACATATTATGCGAGTTAATGTTCAAAAATTCATGGACGTTGTATATAGATACCTCATATTGTTCTTTCATTATATTTGATATCGAATAATTTTGATGTATAGGGTCTGCTTAAACCGGTTAAAAGTGTACTCCCGTGGTCTCGAGAAGTTATTTCATGGGAAAGGCCTGCAACAACTTGGATAGTCATAATCACGACAATTATAATTGTCTACAAGTTAGTtagttttaaataaatagatgaCCTGATTCTTGGTGTCTTATGTATATGTGATATTTAAACTATATGAATTGTATTGAAATGTAGAGAGTGGGTTGGCAAGGCAATATCAGCTTTCTTGTTGTGGGCGGTCGCGAAGATGGTGTGGACTAGACGTTGGGGGATCCCCGAGAAGCAGGACAAAATCGTTATCCGCACTGGATCCGATCAGACAACAATGGAGAGCATAGTATCAGCTCAACATGGTTTAAGAAGTTTGCATGAAATGATGCAGCAAGTAAACATAGCATTGTTGAAAATTTGGTCAGTGTTGGTCTCAAGAACTCCAAAGGTACGATCGAAAGATGAATATGATTTTGATTAGCCTTGTTTTATTCCTATTGTATGTTTTGGTTTATTGCAGCATACAAACACGGTGATGATCGTTATGACCGGATCGGCCCTTCTACTAGCCGTCGTTCCCATCAAGTTCATCTTGATGACGATCGTGTTGCATGGCTTTACGGTGAACTCGAAATTTGGGAAGCATTTTCAGAGCGAACAAGGGAATCGGCGTTTGAGAGAGTGGTGGGATTCAATCCCCGTCATTCCTGTGGAAGTTGTTGACAAGGATAAATAAGTAGTAATAAGATACAAAGAAGTAGAAAGGGTAAACACGATCGACTTATATAGTTTCGAAAAACGTGTTTAATGAGTACTATTGTTCTCTTTTGTCGAATGTTAAAATTCTTTAAAATGTtcacaaatttaatttaaaatttcattatttttcaccattttaattaaatattcagttatatatttaaaaaaaaaatttactaacCAAGTAAATTTCCTAAATTGAttgttatttttatctttttcttaaaaaaaaaacactactATTTTGTATCAGTATATACAACAAAACCCAAGATCTAACGATTTTTGTCAATGGAGATCTTATCAGGTCTTGGTCGAGTTCTATAAATATAtacttattaaatattaaaagggGCTTTTTAATAAATGCTCGagtttatatataatttgaatttcCACGTGATTTTGGAAATGGGAAaagaaaatacaaaagaaataaTAGTCGTGGCCGGCAATGGcaacaccaaaaccaaaaaCAGTGGACACCACCCAAAATGGCAGTTTTGCGTAAACTTGGGGGCAGAGAATAATACTGCTTCCTATTTTTAACAACCAAAATAGTCTGTCGATATCAAGTTTCAATTATGttagattaatattttatttagatatgtgaaaaatatttagtCAAAGAATTTTATATGagaacaatattttatttggatatataaaaattatatttttattgtaaatatgagcaaaGTTTATCCGTATCACGAATATAAAAAACGTACatgttatttataatattaaaaatagttaaTAAATAAATGCTTTTTCTTCAAACCAAAgtacaataaatatatattactcAACTAACGAATGTTgactctttttatatatatgataaagTAACAATGTATACATATTGGGAAAACTGATCCTAAACCGAAAAGAACTGAAATCAGATAAAATAAAGTATTCTTGTTCGGTTTGTGGCTGGAAGGATCTAAACAATAGGTAAAAACCAAAACCGAACCACctatatattttatgatttaattttattttttaaaaaagaattaaaaaccGATCCGAACCAAAACAAATccaaattttttaattgtttttacgATATAATTATCATTATCTCATCATTTTCGCAAAAATTCAATCAGAAAAAACATTTAAACGTAAAAAAATGGAGACCAATGTTTCAGACTTCTACAAAATGGATGACCATCCATATTTAAAAGTTTTCAACTCCTAAACTAGTTTTAGCATGGAATCAGCCGCAATAGCCCCTGGTTTTCGTCCCGCATATGTATTTCTTCCCACATCTTGCACACTTTTTCCTCATACCATCCACCGATGACACTAGAAGCTCCGGGTTTCGTACAGGCGAAGATTAGGAGATTTGACGATAAGGCCATTGAGAAGAAGAGAACACGTAAAAGTATTCGAATGGAGAAACCTCAGCAGGCCGCTTCGGTTGCTCTGCAGAGGTTGTATGATACATGTCTACAAGTTTTTCAGGGAATTGGGACCGTTCCTTCTCCTATACATGTGAAGAAGTTGTCCAGTATTCTTGGTAAGGATCCACATCTTGTGTTATTTTTATGTATGgtattttgagaaataattgATCTTTTTGAAGAAGTTACACAGGATTTTTAGAAATTCCTGAATCATGTGATCATATGTCCTAGATTCTATGAAGCCTGAAGATGTTGGGCTTCGTGAAGAAGCGGAGTTCTTCAAAACCAAGAATTCTGTCCAAGGGAATATAGGAGTCACTTATGCAACCATCCATAGATGTCAAAATTTCTCGGTTAGGCTttctttgaaaattataattggagatttttaaaaaaatctttaaaaaacatatatttaatgaatataatTATGCATCTTTTATACTCGAATATTTGTATTTCAAAATCGAAATTTACGAGTGTTTTAAATTTATCCTTTGTGCAGCTGTGCATTCTCTTCCTTCCCCCAGCAGCTGTAATACCTCTGCACAATCACCCCGAGATGACGGTTTTCAGCAAGATTTTGTTGGGAACCATGGCCATTAAAGCTTATGATTGGGCAGATCCCTTCAATGGCCACCCAGCGTCGTCTTCTAAAAGTAATCAATCATCTCTGAAATTAATATTCTTATTCAATGCAAGTTAATCCTGCCATCTtcgattaaaatttattttggttCTTTAGAGAAGTTGACTATAAACTTTAAATTTCCCAATCACTTGTCTATATATTATACAATGTTAATTAGAATGGATTTCAAGTTCACACAATAATATTATCATCTGAAACTAAATCTATTTTGTCTTACTAATATGAAAATAAGTATcgtgttatattttattatagacaataaaatataattataattgaaaTACATGGATTTCAAATCATGACCCCAAACACAATCTTAATGTCTGATGAATTCGCAGCAAGACGACTAGCCAAGCTTAAGGCCAACACTACATTCACGGCACCATGTGACACTTCTGTGCTGTATCCTACATCCGGAGGAAACATACATGAATTCAGGGCCATAACACCATGTGTTGTTCTAGATGTTCTTGGACCGCCCTATTCGAAAGACGACGGGCGCGACTGTTCCTACTATAAAGATACTCCGTGCACTGTTTTATCAGGTGAGCGAACAACCGTGTCAATGCGGCCTTGGAAGAGACACCTACGTACTATATATACATGTATTGCTCAAATCACTATCTAATGTATAACGTTCGACTGAAGTTTGGGTTTATATACAGATGGAGAAGAACTCACAAAGGTTAAAAAAGATGGAAGAGGTTACGGATGGCTCGAGGAAATGGAGAACCCCAAAGAATCGGAGATGGATGTGATTGAATATATGGGTCCTAAAATCAAGATTCCCATTAATTCTTAATCGTTCGTTCCTTTATTTTTTCTCGATCTACTTAATTTCTACGACTAAATCATTCTCTATACAGATAGTAAGAAAGTTGTCTTACGCGAATATTactccaacatttttttttagcTTTATGCGGATATTACTCCAACATTTGATCGTCGTCTCATCCTCGTTTTTCTTGTAAATATGTATATTTCGACTTATTGGTTATGTTTAGAGTACTCAATCCATTGCTTCTGGTTTTCATCACTACGATTATttcaagtatatatatatattaattaatttgatttttgtaTGAAATTCAATCATTTATATGCAGTAGATATGCAAATTTAAGTTCAATTTGATTTTTGATAGTTTCTATTActtgacaactgaactgatcgaTCGCATACTCTTAAACATTACAATAAATCATAATGAATTATATCTGaatattcaaaaattgttaCATCAAGTAACCAAAaagttttaataatataattctattatttattattttgatggAATGAAGAATCAAGAGATTAAGATTTTCGCCGCCGTACACTGAGGAGAGACGCGAGTTTGAATACACGTTAAAACAAAATCTCCCACTctcattttaattaaaacaaaatagaATAATTTTTCTATTAAATTGTTAGTTAGGgggcattttttaaaaattggataTTTTGTCATCATAAagctaattaattaaaaaaaaacttgctTAGAAATTAATGACAATGGTCGAATGGTTCAATCGTTTTATAcgatgatttttttgttttgaattaatATATCTTGATAAACTATGTAAAAGTGAAATTATTGACTTGTTTTTATGGCTTTTATTTGTTGAACCATTActattactatttttttaataaaataaaagacaCCATTAGAGATGTGTGTGCAGGCTTTATTAGTTTATAGTAGAACTTTACTTGTTAATTGTTATTCTCCCTCATTAAAGTCGTAGTATAGTTTAGAAGAAGAGCATTTCCCGAAGCAAAATTTTAGCTAGGGAAAAGTATTTACAAGTATTagatttctttaaatatattaataccaAATTAAAGACTATctcacaaacaaaaaaaaagtttggaAAATATGTACGCAGCTTCATCTCGAGAAATAGGATTTAGGTGACGAGAAGAGCCGCCGAGGAGAAAACATTGTCAAGTATCCAGGTGAAGCCGAGCGAACATGTACTCGATCGTCCCTATCGTCTACCGGAATATAATTTCTGCCGTTGCACGTGCCACATCTAGCCAACTTTCCCAGCCAAGAATTATTCTTAGACGAACTCTTGTGCGTCCCATTAATCTTACCACATAAATAGTCCTTTACCTCTTGCAGTTCTTGCTCGATAACGTCCATGGGGGGCGATACGAGTCGATTCACTTCAACACTTGACTTATGTGTTTCTTGAGACAACCCATGGAATCGGGCAACTTATTGATTTTGTTGTAACTGACATCTAGCTCGACTAGAGACATGAGAAGGCCTATGGAGTATGGAAGGGTGGTTAGGTATTGGAAGTTTTGGCTGACGT comes from Primulina huaijiensis isolate GDHJ02 chromosome 2, ASM1229523v2, whole genome shotgun sequence and encodes:
- the LOC140962135 gene encoding protein VAPYRIN-like; this translates as MDRLISLEPSNMVTIRIEPGERCCGSTTLRNVMHTMPVAFRLQPVDKTRYTIVPNSGIIPPLSTFTIEITYHLPQNSRLPESFPHSDDSFVLQSVVTPCAAFKNRSATRDSVPSEWFTTKKKQVYSDIGIKIMFVGSSILACLVEKGCMNEMREVLENSDPEWSAADSVNSDGKSLLHLAITQSRPDLVQLLLEFQADTEACGKSGSSPVEAAASLGEALIVELLLAHKTSTERSKFSNFGPIHLASGNGHTEVLNHLLLKGADVNAFTKDGNSALHLAVGQQRWDTVRLLLANSAKADTKNAFGDTPLHLASSLGDEQMVKLLLYKGANKDVRNKKGKTPYDLAAENGHTKLLDALRLGDKLCAAARKGELRTINRLLEDGACIHGRDQNSWTALHRAAFKGRTEVARALIEEGIDIDSKDEDGYSSLHCAVESGHCDVIELLVRKGADVDARTNKGVTALQIAVKLNHSRIIKILKTGVTQNFVPLVEGNGGGEMNIRLMNKKKINSSVGIRRRSFDTSKPLAVV
- the LOC140962143 gene encoding uncharacterized protein codes for the protein MEKKKHLSSIANDVIQRCALTLDTLIYTLVEDFERDQWKPEMGAYSRKLIEFCCSKALTVVCGSIDEKIIDGSISRFTFDMMLAWEIPSSAEEESYTECVAKEREEKKVTIVANQAQDDIPLFYSDIMPLLVDSEPSAGEDAFVWLGTLVPLLADVINGRFTFETLTATTGNRLHFPAYDKFLREIHKCIKHLQKQDIPKGVELVDDEFILHVEGTASSQRVVRHIGGSSWPGRLTLTNYALYFEASGVISYDDALKLDLSKDVGQNVISSATGPWGAPIFDKALVYESLDLQEGVVLEFPEMTSSTRRDHWLALVKEVILLHRFLSKFKLESPLEAWEMHARTILGIIRLHAAREMLRISPPVPNRFLIFTLLDEVPKGDYVLDELADSLKKVTSGHPCSASSILRNLNTSRPPIPPIPCSGTPQVDEVSEIVRPENLSSLESALHQAREEAKEVEMAKATTEGLKEEGISESAQVLIGLLKPVKSVLPWSREVISWERPATTWIVIITTIIIVYKEWVGKAISAFLLWAVAKMVWTRRWGIPEKQDKIVIRTGSDQTTMESIVSAQHGLRSLHEMMQQVNIALLKIWSVLVSRTPKHTNTVMIVMTGSALLLAVVPIKFILMTIVLHGFTVNSKFGKHFQSEQGNRRLREWWDSIPVIPVEVVDKDK
- the LOC140962151 gene encoding plant cysteine oxidase 2-like isoform X1, which gives rise to MTLEAPGFVQAKIRRFDDKAIEKKRTRKSIRMEKPQQAASVALQRLYDTCLQVFQGIGTVPSPIHVKKLSSILDSMKPEDVGLREEAEFFKTKNSVQGNIGVTYATIHRCQNFSLCILFLPPAAVIPLHNHPEMTVFSKILLGTMAIKAYDWADPFNGHPASSSKTRRLAKLKANTTFTAPCDTSVLYPTSGGNIHEFRAITPCVVLDVLGPPYSKDDGRDCSYYKDTPCTVLSGERTTVSMRPWKRHLRTIYTYGEELTKVKKDGRGYGWLEEMENPKESEMDVIEYMGPKIKIPINS
- the LOC140962151 gene encoding plant cysteine oxidase 2-like isoform X2, translating into MTLEAPGFVQAKIRRFDDKAIEKKRTRKSIRMEKPQQAASVALQRLYDTCLQVFQGIGTVPSPIHVKKLSSILDSMKPEDVGLREEAEFFKTKNSVQGNIGVTYATIHRCQNFSLCILFLPPAAVIPLHNHPEMTVFSKILLGTMAIKAYDWADPFNGHPASSSKTRRLAKLKANTTFTAPCDTSVLYPTSGGNIHEFRAITPCVVLDVLGPPYSKDDGRDCSYYKDTPCTVLSGERTTVSMRPWKRHLHGEELTKVKKDGRGYGWLEEMENPKESEMDVIEYMGPKIKIPINS
- the LOC140962151 gene encoding plant cysteine oxidase 2-like isoform X3 gives rise to the protein MTLEAPGFVQAKIRRFDDKAIEKKRTRKSIRMEKPQQAASVALQRLYDTCLQVFQGIGTVPSPIHVKKLSSILDSMKPEDVGLREEAEFFKTKNSVQGNIGVTYATIHRCQNFSLCILFLPPAAVIPLHNHPEMTVFSKILLGTMAIKAYDWADPFNGHPASSSKTRRLAKLKANTTFTAPCDTSVLYPTSGGNIHEFRAITPCVVLDVLGPPYSKDDGRDCSYYKDTPCTVLSDGEELTKVKKDGRGYGWLEEMENPKESEMDVIEYMGPKIKIPINS